One Streptomyces sp. CNQ-509 DNA window includes the following coding sequences:
- a CDS encoding MOSC domain-containing protein → MQVLSVNLARPQTAPGITDAPGFLTGIDKRPTDGPVRVEEPGPKGIGGSALAGDVIGDLRHHGGTYQAVYAFAREDLDIWGAELGRELPNGVFGENLTTSGLDVCGARIGERWRIGPDLLLEVTSSRIPCRTFAGWLGEQGWVKRFTQAARPGAYLRVIEPGEIRAGDGIRIEHRPDHEVTAAFWFRASTLERELLPRLLAAGDALHPESREKARKAAARAS, encoded by the coding sequence ATGCAGGTGCTCTCCGTGAACCTCGCCCGCCCGCAGACCGCGCCCGGCATCACCGACGCCCCCGGCTTTCTCACCGGCATCGACAAGCGCCCGACCGACGGCCCGGTGCGCGTCGAGGAGCCGGGCCCCAAGGGCATCGGCGGCAGCGCGCTCGCCGGCGACGTCATCGGCGACCTGCGCCACCACGGGGGCACGTACCAGGCGGTGTACGCGTTCGCGCGCGAAGACCTCGACATCTGGGGCGCGGAGCTGGGCCGCGAGCTGCCCAACGGCGTCTTCGGCGAGAACCTGACCACCTCCGGCCTCGACGTCTGCGGCGCGCGCATAGGCGAGCGCTGGCGGATCGGCCCCGACCTGCTGCTGGAGGTCACCAGCTCGCGCATACCCTGCCGCACGTTCGCCGGCTGGCTCGGCGAGCAGGGCTGGGTCAAGCGCTTCACGCAGGCGGCCCGCCCGGGCGCGTACCTGCGGGTGATCGAGCCGGGCGAGATCCGGGCCGGGGACGGGATCCGCATCGAGCACCGCCCGGACCACGAGGTGACGGCCGCGTTCTGGTTCCGCGCGAGCACCCTGGAGCGGGAGTTGCTGCCCCGGCTCCTCGCCGCCGGGGACGCGCTGCATCCGGAGTCCCGGGAGAAGGCCCGCAAGGCGGCGGCCCGCGCGTCCTGA
- a CDS encoding SDR family oxidoreductase — protein sequence MTTALITGSTAGLGAAFARRLAASGYDLVLVARTAERLHAQAAELHERYGVETSVLPADLAAEEGIAAVEKRLGEAGAGQPVDLLVNNAGFGLKGRFLQVTLADELTMLKVHCEAVLRLTTAAAAAMRERSRGAVVNVASVAAFVPRGTYGASKSWVVQFTQGVARDLAGSGVRLMVLCPGFIRTEFHERAGMGTDDIPGWMWLDADKVAAEGLRDLRRGRTVSIPDPRYKALMGAAKLVPRGLLGRVSTGAGRKYGPQ from the coding sequence ATGACGACTGCGCTGATTACGGGATCGACGGCCGGCCTGGGCGCCGCGTTCGCGCGCCGGCTGGCGGCTTCTGGGTACGACCTGGTGCTCGTCGCCAGGACGGCGGAGCGGCTGCACGCACAGGCCGCGGAGCTGCACGAGCGGTACGGCGTGGAGACGTCCGTGCTGCCCGCGGACCTGGCGGCGGAGGAGGGCATCGCGGCGGTGGAGAAGCGCCTCGGCGAGGCCGGTGCGGGGCAGCCGGTGGACCTGCTGGTGAACAACGCGGGGTTCGGGCTGAAGGGGCGCTTCCTCCAGGTCACGCTCGCCGACGAGCTGACGATGCTGAAGGTGCACTGCGAGGCGGTGCTGCGGCTGACGACGGCCGCGGCGGCGGCGATGCGGGAGCGGTCGCGGGGTGCGGTGGTGAACGTCGCGTCGGTGGCGGCGTTCGTGCCGCGGGGGACGTACGGGGCGAGCAAGTCGTGGGTCGTGCAGTTCACGCAGGGCGTGGCGCGGGATCTGGCGGGGAGCGGGGTGCGGCTGATGGTGCTGTGCCCGGGGTTCATCCGGACGGAGTTCCACGAGCGGGCGGGGATGGGGACGGACGACATCCCGGGGTGGATGTGGCTGGACGCGGACAAGGTGGCGGCGGAGGGGCTACGGGACTTGAGGCGGGGACGTACGGTGTCGATCCCCGATCCGCGGTACAAGGCGCTGATGGGGGCGGCGAAGCTGGTGCCGCGGGGGTTGCTGGGGCGGGTGTCGACGGGGGCGGGCCGCAAGTACGGGCCCCAGTAG
- a CDS encoding LysR family transcriptional regulator, whose product MFDARHLRVLRAVAATGSFSAAARELGLTQPAVSQQMKALEQTAATPLLVRAGRELRLTEAGEALVRHAGGILAGLAAAEDEIAALAGLRAGRVRLVSFPSGSSTIVPGALAAMREAHPGTRISLVDAEPPRSVEMLREGECEIALAFHYPPAGETVPERGADAAAAGGGAAGEPVDGWDGLVVRPLLADRLLCLVPEGHPAAAAGRVELAELAAQPVIAGCPRCRRHLVELCERAGFAPRIDFATDDYPAVVGLVRAGLGTAVLPGLAVRAVPPRGVVTVPLTPEARREVVALTLPDLARVPAVAAMLDRLAAAAKDARDA is encoded by the coding sequence ATGTTCGACGCCCGTCACCTGCGTGTTCTCCGGGCCGTTGCCGCGACCGGCTCGTTCTCCGCCGCCGCCCGCGAACTCGGCCTCACCCAGCCCGCCGTCAGCCAGCAGATGAAGGCGCTGGAACAGACGGCGGCCACGCCGCTGCTCGTCCGCGCCGGCCGCGAGCTGCGGCTGACGGAGGCGGGGGAGGCGCTCGTCCGGCACGCGGGCGGCATCCTCGCCGGGCTGGCCGCGGCGGAGGACGAAATCGCGGCGCTCGCGGGGCTGCGTGCGGGGCGGGTGCGGCTGGTGTCCTTCCCGAGCGGCAGCTCCACGATCGTGCCGGGCGCGCTGGCGGCGATGCGGGAGGCGCACCCGGGGACACGGATCTCGCTGGTGGACGCGGAACCGCCGCGGTCGGTGGAGATGCTGCGGGAGGGGGAGTGCGAGATCGCGCTGGCGTTCCACTACCCGCCCGCCGGCGAGACCGTGCCGGAGCGCGGTGCCGACGCCGCCGCCGCGGGCGGCGGTGCCGCCGGCGAGCCCGTCGACGGCTGGGACGGCCTCGTCGTACGGCCGCTGCTCGCCGACCGGCTGCTGTGCCTCGTGCCGGAGGGCCACCCCGCCGCCGCGGCGGGCCGGGTGGAGCTGGCGGAGCTGGCCGCGCAGCCGGTGATCGCGGGCTGCCCGCGGTGCCGGCGGCACCTGGTGGAGCTGTGCGAACGGGCCGGCTTCGCGCCCCGTATCGACTTCGCGACCGACGACTACCCCGCCGTCGTCGGCCTGGTGCGCGCCGGGCTGGGGACCGCGGTGCTGCCGGGGCTCGCGGTGCGCGCGGTGCCGCCGCGGGGGGTCGTCACCGTGCCGCTGACGCCGGAGGCGCGGCGGGAGGTGGTCGCGCTGACGCTGCCGGACCTGGCGCGGGTGCCGGCGGTGGCGGCGATGCTCGACCGCCTGGCGGCGGCGGCGAAGGACGCCCGGGACGCGTAG
- a CDS encoding multicopper oxidase family protein: protein MTKTSGPRPRLKRVLLALTAVAVAIVTVAVGAGAWFYATADVSTVGKVDFADELRIPPLEEGEVEADGTRVFRLGMRAGETEFGPGRTTPTWGFTSPATAADTRWPGTYLGPTLRAERGEKVRVEVDNGLDEPSTVHWHGMHLPAAMDGGPHQTVEAGGEWRPHWTVDQPAATLWYHPHPHGRTERHVQRGLAGMFLVDDAKARKLGLPDEYGVNDVPVVVQDVRFDGDRFDHGHRMMRNTGFLGDETMVNGTLAPYQEVRDAVVRLRLLNASTARVYDFGFADDRAFELVGTDGGLLGAPYRTDRVLLSPGERAEILVRMRPGERTVLRSSPPGGGDFWQSRFAGGDDSFDVLELRAAGTLRPAPAVPARFGDVELPDPADASRERHFDLRTSGINGQPMAMDRIDATVERGATEIWTVRNRDGITHNFHVHDVQFRVLEVDGEPPPPELRGRKDTVYVPNGREVKLVLRFDGPPDPDVPYMYHCHLLSHEDGGMMGQFAVVNPGEKAGRPPGGGEGHGGH, encoded by the coding sequence ATGACAAAGACGAGCGGACCGCGACCGCGGCTCAAGCGCGTGCTCCTCGCCCTCACCGCGGTGGCGGTCGCGATCGTGACGGTGGCCGTCGGGGCCGGAGCATGGTTCTACGCCACCGCGGACGTCTCCACGGTCGGCAAGGTCGACTTCGCCGACGAGCTGCGGATACCGCCGCTGGAGGAAGGCGAGGTGGAGGCGGACGGCACCCGGGTCTTCCGGCTGGGGATGCGCGCGGGCGAGACGGAGTTCGGGCCCGGCAGGACCACACCGACCTGGGGGTTCACCAGCCCCGCCACGGCCGCGGACACGCGGTGGCCCGGGACGTACCTCGGGCCGACACTGCGCGCCGAGCGCGGCGAGAAGGTCCGCGTCGAGGTGGACAACGGGCTCGACGAGCCGTCCACCGTCCACTGGCACGGCATGCACCTGCCGGCCGCCATGGACGGCGGCCCGCACCAGACGGTCGAGGCCGGCGGCGAATGGCGGCCGCACTGGACCGTCGACCAGCCCGCGGCCACCCTCTGGTACCACCCGCACCCGCACGGACGGACGGAGCGGCACGTGCAGCGCGGGCTCGCCGGGATGTTCCTCGTCGACGACGCGAAGGCGCGCAAGCTCGGGCTTCCGGACGAGTACGGCGTGAACGACGTGCCCGTCGTCGTCCAGGACGTGCGCTTCGACGGCGACCGGTTCGACCACGGTCACCGGATGATGCGGAACACCGGCTTCCTGGGCGACGAGACGATGGTCAACGGCACGCTCGCCCCGTACCAGGAGGTACGCGACGCGGTCGTCCGGCTGCGGCTGCTCAACGCCTCCACCGCGCGCGTCTACGACTTCGGCTTCGCCGACGACCGGGCCTTCGAACTCGTCGGCACCGACGGCGGCCTGCTCGGCGCCCCGTACCGCACCGACCGCGTGCTCCTCTCCCCCGGCGAACGCGCGGAGATCCTGGTGCGGATGCGGCCGGGCGAGCGGACCGTCCTGCGCAGCAGCCCGCCGGGCGGCGGCGACTTCTGGCAGTCCCGCTTCGCCGGCGGCGACGACTCCTTCGACGTACTGGAGCTGCGCGCCGCCGGCACCCTGCGCCCGGCGCCCGCCGTGCCGGCGCGCTTCGGCGACGTGGAGCTGCCGGACCCGGCCGACGCCTCCCGCGAGCGCCACTTCGACCTGCGCACGAGCGGCATCAACGGGCAGCCGATGGCGATGGACCGGATCGACGCGACCGTCGAGCGCGGCGCGACCGAGATCTGGACGGTGCGCAACCGGGACGGCATCACGCACAACTTCCACGTCCACGACGTGCAGTTCCGGGTCCTGGAGGTGGACGGCGAACCGCCGCCGCCGGAGCTGCGCGGGCGGAAGGACACGGTGTACGTACCGAACGGGCGGGAGGTGAAGCTCGTGCTGCGCTTCGACGGGCCGCCCGATCCGGACGTGCCGTACATGTACCACTGCCATCTGCTGTCGCACGAGGACGGCGGGATGATGGGCCAGTTCGCGGTCGTGAACCCGGGTGAGAAGGCCGGGCGCCCGCCGGGCGGCGGGGAGGGACACGGCGGGCACTGA
- the groL gene encoding chaperonin GroEL (60 kDa chaperone family; promotes refolding of misfolded polypeptides especially under stressful conditions; forms two stacked rings of heptamers to form a barrel-shaped 14mer; ends can be capped by GroES; misfolded proteins enter the barrel where they are refolded when GroES binds) — MAKTLKFDEDARRALERGVDKLADTVKVTIGPRGRNVVIDKKFGAPTITNDGVTIAREIEVEDPYENLGVQLVKEVATKTNDIAGDGTTTATVLAQALVREGLRNVAAGASPSALKRGIDAAVAAISDELLKAASPIDSKSDIAAVAALSAQDDQVGQLIGEAMDKVGKDGVITVEESNTFGLELDFTEGMAFDKGYLSHYMVTDQDRMEAVLEDPYILINQGKISSIQDLLPLLEKVMQAGSAKPLLIVAEDVEGEALSTLVVNKIRGTFNSVAVKAPGFGDRRKAMLGDMATLTGGTVVSEEVGLKLDQVGLEVLGTARRVVITKDDTTIVDGAGKADEVAGRVAQIKAEIDATDSDWDREKLQERLAKLAGGVCVIRVGAATEVELKEKKHRLEDAISATRAAVEEGIVSGGGSALVHAAKVLEDGLGLTGDEATGVAVVRRASVEPLRWIAENAGLEGYVITSKVAELTAGQGFNAATGEYGDLVKAGVIDPVKVTRSALENAASIASLLLTTESAVVEKPEPEEDAGHSHGHGHSH; from the coding sequence ATGGCGAAGACTCTGAAGTTCGACGAGGACGCCCGCCGCGCTCTTGAGCGCGGCGTGGACAAGCTTGCCGACACCGTGAAGGTGACGATCGGCCCCCGCGGCCGCAACGTCGTCATCGACAAGAAGTTCGGCGCCCCGACCATCACCAACGACGGCGTGACCATCGCCCGGGAGATCGAGGTCGAGGACCCGTACGAGAACCTGGGCGTGCAGCTCGTGAAGGAGGTGGCGACCAAGACCAACGACATCGCGGGCGACGGCACCACCACCGCCACCGTGCTGGCCCAGGCACTGGTCCGCGAGGGCCTGCGCAACGTGGCAGCGGGCGCCTCCCCCTCCGCGCTCAAGCGCGGCATCGACGCGGCCGTCGCGGCGATCTCCGACGAGCTGCTGAAGGCCGCCAGCCCGATCGACTCCAAGTCCGACATCGCCGCGGTCGCCGCGCTCTCCGCGCAGGACGACCAGGTGGGCCAGCTCATCGGCGAGGCCATGGACAAGGTGGGCAAGGACGGGGTCATCACCGTCGAGGAGTCCAACACCTTCGGCCTGGAGCTGGACTTCACCGAGGGCATGGCCTTCGACAAGGGCTACCTGTCGCACTACATGGTCACCGACCAGGACCGCATGGAGGCGGTGCTGGAGGACCCGTACATCCTCATCAACCAGGGCAAGATCTCCTCCATCCAGGACCTGCTGCCGCTGCTGGAGAAGGTCATGCAGGCCGGCTCGGCGAAGCCGCTGCTGATCGTCGCCGAGGACGTGGAGGGCGAGGCGCTGTCCACCCTCGTCGTCAACAAGATCCGCGGCACCTTCAACTCCGTCGCCGTCAAGGCCCCCGGCTTCGGCGACCGCCGCAAGGCGATGCTCGGCGACATGGCCACCCTCACCGGCGGCACCGTGGTCTCCGAGGAGGTCGGCCTCAAGCTCGACCAGGTCGGTCTTGAGGTGCTGGGCACCGCCCGCCGCGTGGTCATCACCAAGGACGACACCACGATCGTCGACGGCGCCGGCAAGGCCGACGAGGTCGCCGGCCGGGTCGCGCAGATCAAGGCCGAGATCGACGCCACGGACTCCGACTGGGACCGCGAGAAGCTGCAGGAGCGGCTGGCGAAGCTGGCCGGCGGCGTGTGCGTCATCCGCGTCGGCGCGGCCACCGAGGTCGAGCTGAAGGAGAAGAAGCACCGCCTGGAGGACGCCATCTCCGCCACCCGCGCGGCGGTCGAGGAGGGCATCGTCTCCGGCGGCGGCTCGGCCCTCGTGCACGCCGCGAAGGTGCTGGAGGACGGCCTCGGCCTCACCGGCGACGAGGCCACCGGCGTGGCGGTCGTGCGCCGCGCGTCGGTCGAGCCGCTGCGCTGGATCGCGGAGAACGCGGGCCTGGAGGGCTACGTCATCACCTCCAAGGTCGCGGAGCTGACCGCGGGCCAGGGCTTCAACGCCGCCACCGGCGAGTACGGCGACCTGGTGAAGGCCGGCGTCATCGACCCGGTGAAGGTGACCCGCTCGGCGCTGGAGAACGCGGCGTCGATCGCCTCGCTCCTGCTGACCACGGAGAGCGCGGTCGTGGAGAAGCCGGAGCCCGAGGAGGACGCGGGCCACAGCCACGGCCACGGCCACTCCCACTGA